Proteins from one Thioflavicoccus mobilis 8321 genomic window:
- a CDS encoding DUF4340 domain-containing protein, which yields MQATGSVANPVKTGTPRPTPAILILALVLALQLGLALLLSLSRANLAASPETPLLGFERSAVDHLRIEHTGADPLTLEHHDGRWVIANLDGFPAAENKVEGLLKRLAGLQKRLPVATSAEGQARFKVAGDDFEGRIVLKQGDETLATLYLGDAAGFRRRYVRAGDDPAVFEADLGPAETTARPDDWIDRAWLHQDLRDIQRIELPEVRLARPDEGDGWQLVDAGDGEQLDQEAAKDLASQLALLTFNRVLGTEAKPEYQQDAPLVEWQLTLASGDTVGYRLSQLAEPPAESTKPGDSEADEAETPARYILKLTDKPYYLELPAYAAERLIGATRASLLVPPPAPAGETATPADEPAPDDDRSATGADSTTDAAPRPEAASAAQTTAPPEAKPTAEDAPLAEPATPVGDDTP from the coding sequence ATGCAAGCGACCGGTTCTGTAGCGAATCCTGTCAAGACCGGCACGCCGCGGCCGACACCGGCGATCCTCATCCTCGCCCTGGTCCTGGCCCTCCAGCTCGGTCTCGCGTTGCTCCTCTCGCTCAGCCGGGCCAACCTGGCGGCGAGCCCCGAGACCCCGCTCCTCGGCTTCGAGCGGTCCGCGGTGGATCATCTGCGCATCGAGCACACCGGGGCCGACCCGTTGACCTTGGAGCACCACGACGGGCGCTGGGTGATCGCCAACCTGGATGGCTTCCCGGCCGCGGAGAACAAGGTCGAGGGCCTCTTGAAGCGGCTCGCCGGCCTGCAAAAGCGCCTACCGGTGGCGACCTCGGCCGAAGGCCAGGCGCGCTTCAAGGTCGCCGGCGACGACTTCGAGGGACGCATCGTCCTAAAGCAAGGCGACGAGACTCTCGCGACTCTCTACCTCGGCGACGCGGCCGGTTTCCGCCGGCGCTACGTGCGGGCCGGCGACGACCCGGCCGTCTTCGAGGCCGACCTCGGCCCGGCCGAGACCACGGCCCGGCCGGATGACTGGATCGATCGCGCCTGGCTGCATCAGGACCTGCGCGACATCCAGCGCATCGAGCTGCCGGAGGTCAGGCTCGCGCGCCCCGACGAGGGCGACGGCTGGCAACTGGTCGACGCCGGCGACGGCGAACAGCTCGACCAAGAGGCGGCCAAGGACCTAGCGAGTCAGCTCGCGCTGCTGACCTTCAACCGCGTCCTCGGCACCGAGGCGAAGCCCGAATACCAGCAGGACGCACCCCTCGTCGAGTGGCAGCTCACGCTGGCCTCGGGCGATACGGTCGGCTACCGACTCTCGCAACTCGCCGAACCGCCGGCCGAGTCGACGAAGCCCGGCGACAGCGAAGCCGATGAGGCCGAGACGCCCGCGCGTTACATCCTCAAGCTCACCGACAAGCCCTACTACCTGGAGCTCCCGGCCTATGCCGCTGAGCGCCTGATCGGCGCAACCCGGGCGAGCCTGCTCGTGCCACCGCCGGCCCCCGCCGGGGAAACGGCGACACCGGCCGACGAGCCAGCGCCCGATGACGACCGTAGCGCAACGGGAGCCGACTCGACGACAGACGCCGCGCCGAGACCCGAAGCAGCCTCGGCGGCGCAGACCACCGCGCCGCCCGAAGCGAAGCCGACGGCCGAGGATGCGCCCCTAGCCGAACCGGCCACACCTGTCGGCGACGACACGCCCTAA
- a CDS encoding histidine phosphatase family protein yields MTIATRLCVIRHGETDWNATGILQGWTDVPLNDKGCAQARALVDELACAGFAEVCTSPLRRCLETARIIADAWGLEGPLVYEGLKERHFGTYQGMAKAELAILHPDLYEEIVRRNPASHFDAGESMDQFADRILGALHEIARHGAGRSTLVITHGWAIDVITRAARGLPRTALLGTKPKNGEGLWLTPGTARPLVETSPPVFSRSLAW; encoded by the coding sequence ATGACGATTGCGACCAGGCTTTGCGTGATCCGGCACGGCGAGACGGATTGGAACGCCACCGGGATCCTGCAAGGCTGGACGGACGTGCCGCTGAACGACAAGGGCTGCGCCCAGGCCCGCGCGTTGGTCGATGAGCTCGCTTGCGCCGGCTTTGCCGAGGTCTGCACGAGTCCGCTGCGGCGCTGCCTGGAGACGGCACGGATCATCGCCGATGCTTGGGGGCTCGAGGGGCCGTTGGTCTACGAGGGGCTCAAGGAGCGGCACTTCGGCACCTACCAGGGTATGGCGAAGGCCGAGCTCGCCATTCTGCACCCGGACCTGTACGAGGAGATCGTGCGGCGCAATCCGGCCAGTCACTTCGATGCCGGCGAATCGATGGACCAATTCGCCGACCGGATCCTCGGCGCGCTGCACGAGATCGCCCGCCACGGTGCCGGGCGGAGCACCCTCGTCATCACGCATGGCTGGGCGATCGATGTCATCACCCGCGCCGCCCGGGGGCTGCCCCGCACGGCGCTGCTCGGGACAAAACCCAAGAACGGTGAGGGGTTGTGGCTCACGCCCGGGACGGCACGGCCACTTGTCGAGACGTCGCCCCCGGTCTTTTCCCGCTCGCTCGCTTGGTGA
- a CDS encoding sensor domain-containing diguanylate cyclase, which translates to MIATTRKIWHALADACPGLRLRNAFATTPRLILMLGIILLAGFLAVTLSSYQVSKEAVQRALVEHELPLTSDNIYSEIQASLLRPIYVSSLMAHDTFLVDWMLDGERDPQKVTRYLREIQRKYDVFSTFVVSALTRRYYHFNGILKEVSPDAQKDRWFFTMEHHPQGYRVDIDTNEASANRLTIFVNHKIQDGDGRFVGVTGLGLDVATVSQLIEHYKTRYDRDIYFVDHQGIIESHSDDRLIGKLDIHDQPGIAAVADEILAGDQGTLTYQGETGRIFIRYRYIPELSWHLIVEESEQAAIRALRHALYVDLGIGGGITLLVLAISGFTVHRFQSRLERLASIDPLSGLFNRQFFEALFANALSTARRLDHELSLLLFDIDLFKQINDTHGHPAGDRVIEQIARIVESGRRETDIAARWGGDEFVVLLVDCDESDARRIAEGLRHRVEQEVRVPDTDRPVTISTGVAAYRRGENLKDLTARIDTRLYAAKAAGRNRVA; encoded by the coding sequence ATGATCGCAACGACCCGCAAGATATGGCACGCCCTCGCCGATGCCTGCCCCGGTCTGCGGCTGCGTAACGCCTTCGCGACCACACCCCGCCTGATCCTAATGCTGGGTATCATCCTCCTCGCCGGCTTCCTGGCGGTGACCCTCTCCAGCTACCAGGTATCGAAGGAGGCGGTGCAACGCGCCCTCGTCGAGCACGAGTTGCCGCTCACCAGCGACAACATCTACTCCGAGATCCAGGCGAGCCTGCTGCGCCCGATCTATGTCTCCTCGCTGATGGCCCACGACACCTTCCTCGTCGACTGGATGCTCGACGGCGAGCGCGATCCGCAAAAGGTCACCCGCTACCTGCGCGAGATCCAGCGCAAGTACGACGTCTTCTCGACCTTCGTCGTCTCGGCGCTGACCCGCCGCTACTACCACTTCAACGGGATCCTCAAGGAGGTCTCGCCGGATGCGCAAAAGGATCGATGGTTCTTCACGATGGAGCACCACCCGCAGGGCTACCGGGTCGACATCGACACCAACGAGGCATCCGCCAACCGGCTGACGATCTTCGTCAACCACAAGATCCAAGACGGAGACGGGCGCTTCGTCGGGGTCACCGGTCTCGGCCTCGATGTCGCGACCGTCTCGCAGCTGATCGAGCACTACAAGACGCGCTACGACCGCGACATCTATTTCGTCGACCACCAGGGAATCATCGAAAGCCACAGCGACGACCGGCTGATCGGCAAGCTCGACATCCACGATCAGCCCGGGATCGCCGCCGTCGCCGACGAGATCCTCGCCGGGGACCAGGGGACGCTGACCTACCAGGGCGAGACCGGCCGCATCTTCATCCGCTACCGCTACATCCCCGAGCTCTCCTGGCACCTGATCGTCGAGGAGTCCGAACAGGCCGCGATTCGGGCGCTGCGCCACGCCCTCTATGTCGACCTGGGCATCGGTGGCGGCATCACGCTGCTGGTGCTCGCGATCAGCGGCTTCACCGTCCACCGCTTCCAGTCCCGCCTCGAGCGGTTGGCGAGCATCGATCCACTCTCGGGCCTCTTCAATCGCCAGTTCTTCGAGGCCCTGTTTGCCAACGCCCTGAGCACCGCGCGACGCCTCGACCACGAGCTGTCGCTGCTGCTCTTTGACATCGACCTGTTCAAGCAGATCAACGACACGCATGGCCACCCGGCCGGGGACCGGGTCATCGAGCAGATCGCCAGGATCGTCGAGTCGGGTCGGCGCGAGACCGATATCGCCGCGCGCTGGGGCGGCGACGAGTTCGTGGTCCTGCTGGTCGATTGCGACGAGTCGGACGCTCGACGCATCGCCGAGGGGCTGCGCCACCGAGTCGAGCAAGAGGTTCGGGTTCCCGACACGGATCGGCCGGTGACGATCAGCACCGGTGTCGCCGCCTACCGGCGTGGCGAGAATCTGAAAGACCTCACGGCCCGCATCGACACCAGGCTGTACGCCGCGAAGGCGGCCGGCCGCAACCGCGTCGCCTGA
- a CDS encoding L,D-transpeptidase family protein — MSIIVTLMFVAALASTLLLLIRYEKAIPPLLVASLPEADAVLVEKGRRRLHLLRDGAVYRSYRISLGGRARGHKEFEGDLRTPEGRYLLDWRNPNSCCYKSLHVSYPGPDDRQRAAERGLDPGGQIMVHGQLNGWGWLGWLNVRRDWTHGCIAVRNVPMEEIWQAVPDGTPIEIRP, encoded by the coding sequence ATGTCGATCATCGTCACCCTGATGTTCGTGGCCGCGCTGGCCAGCACGCTCCTCCTCCTGATCCGTTACGAGAAGGCGATCCCGCCGCTGTTGGTCGCGTCACTGCCCGAGGCCGACGCCGTACTGGTCGAGAAGGGCCGGCGGCGCCTGCATCTGCTGCGCGACGGGGCCGTCTATCGCAGCTACCGGATCTCACTCGGTGGGCGTGCCCGCGGCCACAAGGAGTTCGAGGGCGATTTGCGTACTCCGGAGGGCCGCTACCTCCTCGACTGGCGCAACCCGAACAGCTGCTGCTACAAGTCCCTGCACGTCTCGTATCCGGGGCCGGACGATCGTCAGCGGGCGGCCGAGCGCGGCCTCGATCCGGGAGGCCAGATCATGGTCCACGGACAATTGAACGGCTGGGGCTGGCTCGGCTGGCTCAATGTCAGGAGGGACTGGACGCACGGCTGCATCGCCGTGCGCAATGTGCCGATGGAGGAGATCTGGCAGGCGGTGCCGGACGGCACGCCGATCGAGATTCGTCCTTGA
- a CDS encoding cysteine hydrolase family protein encodes MSWKTAYRSFYYQGAPEPDDLELRPAETALLCIDVQNYGMKLHEDPTERARWAPFHERMRGTLIPNLQALQASFRAAGIDVIHARIACLLPDGRDRSLSQKMPGWNNLLMPLDTEESLIIPELAPQPGEIVVTKTTDSALTGTNLRLVLSNMGIRNVVVTGVYTDQCVSSTVRSLADESFRVVLVEDCCAAGTDALHRNELEILNMIYCHVVSSAELRAMLGLD; translated from the coding sequence ATGAGCTGGAAGACCGCCTACCGCTCGTTCTACTACCAGGGTGCGCCCGAGCCAGACGACCTCGAGCTGCGCCCGGCCGAGACGGCGCTGCTCTGCATCGACGTGCAGAACTACGGGATGAAGCTGCATGAGGATCCCACCGAGCGGGCCCGCTGGGCGCCGTTCCACGAGCGGATGCGCGGCACCCTGATCCCGAACCTGCAAGCCTTGCAAGCGAGTTTCCGCGCTGCCGGTATCGACGTCATCCACGCCCGCATCGCCTGCCTGCTGCCCGACGGGCGCGACCGCTCGCTGAGCCAGAAGATGCCCGGCTGGAACAACCTGCTGATGCCGCTCGACACGGAAGAGTCGCTGATCATCCCGGAGCTCGCGCCGCAGCCCGGGGAGATCGTCGTCACCAAGACCACCGACAGTGCGTTGACCGGGACCAACCTGCGTCTCGTGCTCTCGAACATGGGCATCCGCAATGTCGTCGTGACCGGCGTCTACACGGATCAGTGCGTCAGCTCGACCGTGCGCAGCCTCGCCGACGAGAGCTTCCGCGTCGTCTTGGTCGAAGACTGCTGTGCGGCCGGCACCGATGCCCTGCACCGCAACGAGCTGGAGATCCTGAACATGATCTACTGCCACGTCGTGAGCAGCGCCGAGCTGCGGGCGATGCTGGGGCTCGACTGA
- a CDS encoding type IV pilin protein, with translation MRANCLRARGFTLIELMITVAIVGILAAIAYPSYQDSVRKSWRANAASCLLELAQGMERWYTGRSTYVGATVPTTGCTTEGGMGGRYDFSFTANPTATAFTLQAVPDTAGPQASDDCGTLTINQLGQKGASGGTVSECWRR, from the coding sequence ATGCGAGCGAACTGCCTGCGCGCGAGAGGCTTCACACTGATCGAACTCATGATTACGGTCGCCATCGTCGGCATCCTGGCCGCGATCGCCTATCCCTCCTATCAGGACTCGGTGCGCAAGTCCTGGCGGGCCAACGCGGCGTCCTGCCTTTTGGAACTGGCCCAGGGGATGGAGCGGTGGTATACAGGACGGTCGACCTATGTCGGGGCTACCGTTCCGACCACCGGCTGCACGACCGAGGGCGGCATGGGCGGTCGCTATGATTTCTCGTTCACCGCGAACCCGACCGCGACTGCCTTCACCCTCCAAGCCGTGCCCGACACCGCCGGACCCCAGGCCAGCGACGATTGCGGCACCCTGACCATCAATCAGCTGGGACAGAAGGGCGCCTCGGGTGGCACGGTGAGTGAATGCTGGCGCCGTTGA
- a CDS encoding pilus assembly protein: MNATRFFVFSLLGALPGVTLALTLYQSPLFLASTEPRVMLTLSRDHQLSIKAYTDYSDLNDDGTLDTTYNDSIDYFGYFDSNKCYTYQNSRYEPSAGVSAGTHQCNGSTWSGNFLNWATMTRMDVLRKTLYGGYRSTDTVGSGYETVLERHFLPDDVHAFVKVYTPSASMPSIQSLTGISGLTSVSLCNVSMSNSSTLTGLMTSLPDPRIRVARGSFPQWDSSEVTQCATGSGTRPSSSLVTDYVARVKVCDSSAGLESNCKTYTNPATGAQTIKPGGLLQQYGDVDADRRVRFGLMTGSYAANKSGGVLRKNAVPIANNNRREVTNNNSNTDPGTLCSNRDNSTTRPTTNVNANDEVDVCTGQFVNQASNQAGIINTLNRIRIAGFQYSANTHEYSCDSPGKLSFNNGQCVDWGNPLGETYLESLRYFANVGATSTFDVSDAAILASIPSVTWTDPLPSDEWCALSSVILLSTGLNSFDTDELASFTPSGGSAIDADTLTNEVGNLEGISGSYLIGENGSDNNKQCTAKTVSSLSEVKGICPQVPSKEGGYGVAGLAYGPKTIDLRPAYAAERVSRWGTGTTPINPDWALRQPMNTYAVQLAESLPSFDIPVGTGTVTLLPACQANSNSDPGDWTPTSTGWRNCSMTNLIVDDNVAEADVGTDTSAKTNTCSGNGTTSRCFTVAWEDSTWGNDYDMDGIERVGYCVGTACDSFKMLCPTTSSAYATIGPWASVSPGEIVIAACAIQAQAGHTLTFGYTITGTTSDGASYPIYRRGGRNFNVGSLLPSDITAPQSSTFTQGTSTADLLENPLWYAAKYGGFTESSPTSGTPEPDVTSEWDTENNVTGAATPDGIPDNYYNVRNPATLIAALSEVLDEASQPDAAAASVATNSTNLQTNSFIYQGRFSSADWSGQLLAYALDMDGTIGALQWDAAIKMAAQDPADRVILTKGATDGVAFEYANLTGATIPTGSLQDFLDKSAAGFSDGCGPERVAFLRGDHANEGVNGVFPCASGNQANRFRKRFNPTSSIDFKLGDIVNSNPWYLGAPEAGYADSDHPGYYAFATAKSSRVPVVYVGGNDGMLHGIDATTGRTTSGQEVLAYVPSAVYPNLSRLTDRDYNRNHRYFVDGSPMVADADLGSSTSPDWRSVLIGGLGAGGKGYYALDVSNPAAFDESNAADTLLWEFTEADDADMGYAYNLPPASTVTEQAKQIVKMANGKWAAILGNGYGTSAGKAVLYILFIEDGVDGIWTAGDFVKIVADVPAALDNGLSTPVPFDSNYDGVVDTVYAGDLKGNLWKFLVGPNASDAAVTVAPSTWKVAFSTCDGTTGSPCTPLFTAKDCGGGRQPIVAPPEVSSHPEGGQLVMFGTGKYLEFDDNESLSPQAFYGIWDDGTPLTNTRDQDLLEQTVALWCIDAACTTGRFRLPSANSITWRVSSGGDLANCTGSCTPTHRGWYMDLLAIGVDASVTGCPTPTTSQIAERVTGIPEMINGTIYFNTLIPSDLPCDAGGSGWLMSLDYLTGGLVSTRRIFDTNGSGAIDSSDVLTGGYQVGAAIGGTTLIQNPNNTAGTNIGVGVSSLTSGNLGAVRINFGLNAAIRLNWREIVQ, from the coding sequence ATGAACGCAACACGCTTCTTCGTCTTCTCACTCCTGGGCGCCCTGCCCGGCGTGACGCTCGCCTTGACCCTGTATCAGAGTCCGCTGTTCCTGGCCTCCACCGAGCCGCGGGTGATGCTGACCCTGTCCCGCGACCATCAGCTCTCGATCAAGGCCTATACGGATTACTCCGACCTGAACGATGATGGGACGCTGGATACGACCTACAACGACAGCATCGATTATTTCGGCTACTTCGATTCGAACAAGTGTTACACCTATCAGAATTCCCGCTATGAACCCTCGGCGGGGGTCTCCGCCGGCACCCACCAGTGCAACGGTAGTACCTGGAGCGGCAACTTCCTGAACTGGGCCACGATGACCCGTATGGATGTGCTGCGCAAGACCCTCTACGGCGGCTATCGGTCGACGGATACCGTTGGATCGGGTTATGAAACGGTGTTGGAGCGTCACTTCCTGCCTGATGATGTGCACGCCTTCGTCAAGGTTTACACGCCCAGTGCCAGCATGCCGTCAATCCAGTCACTTACGGGCATCAGTGGACTGACATCTGTGTCACTCTGCAATGTCAGCATGAGTAACAGCTCAACCCTGACCGGTTTGATGACGTCATTACCCGATCCACGTATCCGAGTCGCCAGGGGTAGTTTTCCGCAGTGGGACTCGTCCGAGGTCACTCAATGCGCAACCGGATCGGGGACGCGGCCTTCTTCGAGCCTCGTGACCGACTACGTCGCGCGGGTCAAGGTCTGCGATTCATCCGCGGGGCTGGAATCCAACTGCAAGACCTATACGAATCCCGCGACGGGCGCGCAGACCATCAAGCCGGGGGGGCTGCTCCAGCAGTATGGCGACGTGGACGCCGACCGCCGCGTGCGTTTCGGCCTGATGACGGGTAGCTATGCCGCGAACAAGTCCGGCGGTGTCTTGCGCAAAAATGCCGTGCCGATCGCCAACAACAACCGGCGGGAGGTGACGAACAACAACTCGAACACGGATCCCGGCACACTCTGCAGTAACCGCGACAACTCGACCACTCGGCCCACCACCAATGTCAACGCCAACGACGAGGTGGATGTCTGCACTGGTCAATTCGTCAACCAGGCCAGCAATCAGGCTGGGATCATCAATACCCTGAACCGGATCCGCATCGCTGGCTTCCAGTATTCGGCCAACACGCATGAATATAGCTGTGATAGCCCTGGCAAGCTCAGTTTCAACAACGGTCAGTGCGTCGATTGGGGCAACCCGCTCGGTGAAACCTATCTGGAATCACTGCGCTATTTCGCCAATGTCGGCGCCACCTCGACGTTCGATGTCAGCGATGCCGCTATTCTCGCCTCGATTCCGTCGGTCACCTGGACCGATCCGTTGCCATCAGACGAGTGGTGCGCCTTGTCCAGCGTCATCCTGCTCTCGACCGGGCTCAATTCATTCGATACCGATGAACTCGCCAGCTTCACCCCGAGCGGCGGCTCGGCCATCGATGCCGACACGCTGACCAATGAGGTTGGCAACCTCGAGGGCATCAGCGGTAGTTATCTGATCGGTGAGAACGGCTCGGACAATAACAAACAATGCACGGCCAAGACCGTCAGCAGCCTGTCTGAGGTCAAGGGCATCTGCCCGCAGGTCCCGAGCAAAGAGGGCGGATACGGTGTCGCCGGCCTGGCCTACGGCCCCAAGACCATCGACCTCCGCCCCGCTTATGCCGCCGAGCGGGTGAGCCGATGGGGAACTGGAACCACGCCGATCAACCCCGATTGGGCGCTGCGACAGCCCATGAACACCTACGCGGTGCAACTGGCCGAGTCGCTCCCGAGCTTCGACATCCCAGTCGGCACGGGTACGGTCACGCTGCTGCCGGCCTGTCAGGCCAACAGCAACAGCGACCCGGGCGACTGGACCCCGACCTCCACTGGTTGGCGCAACTGCTCGATGACCAATCTGATCGTCGATGACAATGTCGCCGAGGCAGACGTAGGGACCGACACCTCGGCCAAGACCAACACCTGTAGCGGCAATGGCACCACGTCCCGTTGCTTCACAGTGGCCTGGGAGGACTCGACCTGGGGCAATGACTATGACATGGATGGTATCGAGCGCGTCGGCTACTGCGTCGGAACGGCTTGCGACAGTTTCAAGATGCTCTGCCCAACGACCAGTTCTGCTTACGCCACGATTGGCCCTTGGGCGAGCGTGTCTCCAGGCGAGATCGTCATTGCAGCTTGCGCGATCCAGGCCCAAGCCGGACATACCCTGACCTTCGGTTACACCATCACGGGTACTACCAGCGATGGCGCCTCTTACCCGATCTATCGGCGTGGTGGCCGGAACTTTAACGTAGGTAGTCTGCTGCCATCCGATATTACCGCGCCCCAGTCCAGTACCTTCACCCAAGGTACCTCCACCGCCGATCTGCTCGAGAACCCACTCTGGTACGCCGCCAAGTACGGCGGTTTCACCGAGTCCTCGCCGACCAGCGGGACGCCCGAGCCTGATGTGACGAGCGAATGGGACACGGAGAACAATGTGACCGGGGCGGCGACCCCCGATGGAATCCCGGACAACTATTACAACGTCCGCAACCCAGCGACCCTGATCGCGGCCTTGAGCGAGGTGCTCGACGAGGCATCTCAACCCGATGCCGCCGCCGCCTCGGTCGCGACCAACTCGACGAACTTGCAGACCAACAGTTTCATCTATCAGGGGCGCTTCTCCAGTGCCGATTGGAGCGGGCAGCTGTTGGCCTACGCGCTCGATATGGATGGCACGATCGGCGCGCTGCAATGGGACGCCGCGATCAAGATGGCGGCGCAAGACCCCGCCGATCGGGTGATCCTCACCAAGGGTGCCACCGATGGCGTCGCTTTCGAATATGCCAATTTGACTGGTGCGACCATCCCGACGGGATCCCTGCAGGATTTCCTGGATAAGAGCGCTGCCGGTTTCTCGGATGGCTGCGGTCCGGAACGGGTGGCCTTTTTGCGCGGCGACCACGCGAATGAGGGTGTGAATGGCGTCTTCCCCTGCGCTTCGGGCAACCAGGCCAACAGGTTCCGCAAACGGTTCAATCCCACCAGCAGTATCGATTTCAAGTTGGGCGACATCGTCAACTCCAACCCCTGGTACCTCGGCGCGCCCGAGGCCGGCTATGCGGATAGCGATCATCCGGGTTACTACGCCTTCGCGACCGCGAAGAGCAGCCGCGTGCCGGTCGTCTACGTGGGTGGCAACGACGGCATGCTCCACGGGATCGATGCCACGACGGGGAGGACGACCTCCGGACAGGAGGTCCTAGCCTACGTACCCTCGGCCGTCTATCCGAACCTCAGCCGGCTTACGGACCGCGACTATAATCGGAACCATCGCTATTTCGTCGACGGCTCGCCCATGGTTGCCGACGCCGATCTCGGTTCCTCCACGAGCCCCGACTGGCGGTCGGTTCTTATCGGTGGGTTGGGCGCGGGTGGCAAGGGCTACTATGCGCTGGATGTCTCCAACCCCGCGGCATTCGATGAGTCGAATGCCGCCGATACGCTGCTCTGGGAATTCACCGAGGCCGACGATGCGGACATGGGTTATGCCTACAACCTGCCCCCGGCCAGCACGGTGACCGAACAGGCCAAGCAGATCGTGAAGATGGCGAACGGCAAATGGGCTGCGATCCTGGGGAATGGCTACGGCACCAGCGCGGGCAAGGCCGTGCTCTATATCCTCTTCATCGAGGATGGTGTTGACGGGATCTGGACGGCCGGAGATTTCGTCAAGATCGTCGCCGATGTACCCGCGGCACTCGACAACGGGCTCTCGACGCCCGTGCCCTTCGATAGCAATTATGATGGCGTTGTCGACACCGTCTACGCGGGCGACCTGAAGGGCAACCTCTGGAAGTTTCTGGTGGGACCGAATGCCAGTGACGCCGCCGTGACCGTCGCGCCATCGACCTGGAAGGTCGCCTTTTCGACCTGCGACGGCACGACGGGTTCGCCCTGCACGCCGCTGTTCACCGCTAAGGACTGCGGTGGGGGCAGACAGCCCATCGTCGCCCCGCCGGAGGTCTCCTCCCACCCGGAAGGCGGTCAACTGGTGATGTTCGGCACCGGCAAATACCTGGAGTTCGATGACAACGAGAGTTTGTCTCCTCAAGCCTTCTACGGCATTTGGGACGATGGGACCCCCCTCACCAACACACGCGACCAGGATCTGCTGGAGCAAACCGTGGCACTGTGGTGCATCGACGCCGCCTGCACGACGGGTCGGTTCCGCTTGCCCAGCGCCAATTCCATCACCTGGCGGGTCAGTAGTGGCGGGGATCTGGCAAATTGCACGGGATCCTGCACGCCGACGCACCGTGGCTGGTACATGGATTTATTGGCGATTGGCGTCGATGCCTCGGTGACAGGCTGTCCAACACCGACGACAAGCCAGATCGCCGAACGCGTGACCGGCATTCCGGAGATGATCAATGGGACCATCTACTTCAACACGCTGATCCCATCGGATCTACCCTGCGATGCGGGCGGGAGCGGCTGGCTCATGTCGCTGGACTACCTGACCGGCGGTTTGGTGAGCACGCGCCGCATCTTCGATACCAATGGCAGTGGGGCCATCGATAGCAGCGACGTCTTAACCGGTGGCTATCAGGTTGGTGCTGCCATTGGCGGTACAACCTTGATTCAGAATCCCAACAATACCGCTGGCACCAATATCGGCGTTGGCGTCTCCTCATTGACCTCGGGTAATCTGGGGGCCGTGCGGATCAATTTCGGGCTCAACGCCGCCATCCGTCTGAATTGGCGCGAAATCGTGCAATGA
- a CDS encoding pilus assembly PilX family protein — protein MTHQSHGGARQRGMVLVIGLIFLLLLTIIGTTAIRTSTLDERMAENLRDRNLAFQAAEAALRDAEQDISGGGARVINGFTGFTVDCGASTSGNPMDDGLCYNGASGDYTTDIWTTVDMTAAPSVEYGRFTSEGSLPNLSVQPRYIIEGIHRTVSGCTDNRYYRVTARAQGESANTVVWLQATYGCKPPPP, from the coding sequence ATGACCCATCAATCGCACGGCGGCGCCCGCCAACGCGGCATGGTCCTGGTGATCGGGCTCATCTTTCTACTGCTCCTGACGATCATCGGGACCACGGCGATCCGCACGAGCACGCTCGATGAACGCATGGCCGAGAACCTGCGCGACCGCAATCTGGCGTTCCAGGCGGCGGAGGCGGCGTTGCGCGACGCGGAACAGGATATCAGCGGGGGTGGGGCCCGCGTGATCAACGGGTTCACGGGCTTCACGGTGGACTGCGGCGCCTCGACATCGGGCAACCCCATGGACGACGGGCTCTGTTACAACGGCGCATCGGGGGATTACACCACGGACATTTGGACGACGGTCGACATGACCGCCGCGCCGAGTGTCGAGTATGGCCGATTCACCAGCGAGGGGTCGCTCCCCAACCTCTCGGTGCAGCCCCGTTACATCATCGAAGGTATCCACCGGACCGTCAGCGGCTGCACCGATAACAGATACTACCGCGTTACCGCGCGTGCCCAGGGCGAGAGCGCCAATACCGTCGTCTGGCTACAGGCGACCTACGGTTGCAAGCCGCCCCCGCCCTAG